The following coding sequences are from one Pelmatolapia mariae isolate MD_Pm_ZW linkage group LG4, Pm_UMD_F_2, whole genome shotgun sequence window:
- the fn3krp gene encoding ketosamine-3-kinase, producing MEAQLKKELGTTMLKSAGHVGGGCISEGQSYHTDTGKVFVKINHKSEAKLMFDGEMASLEAIVKTETVKVPKPIKVIELDTGGSVFVMEHLDMNSLSKYSKQLGEKMADLHLHNKKQLEKLNKEQQTVGKGAGQSDVAAVEKFGFHVTTCCGYLPQDNQWQSDWVPFYTQQRLQHQLNMVEKSYGDRETRELWAELQLKIPQFFKDVEIVPALLHGDLWGGNVAECADGPVIFDPASFYGHSEFELGIAGMFGGFNSAFYSAYHSKIPQAPGFAKRNQLYQLFHYLNHWNHFGGGYKGSSIRVMKTLLK from the exons ATGGAAGCTCAGTTAAAGAAGGAGTTGGGGACAACCATGCTGAAATCAGCTGGTCATGTTGGAGGTGGATGCATCAGCGAGGGACAGAGTTATCATACTGACACTGGGAAAGTGTTTGTAAAGATAAATCACAAGAGTGAG GCCAAACTGATGTTTGATGGAGAAATGGCCAGTCTGGAGGCTATTGTAAAGACAGAAACTGTGAAAGTCCCCAAGCCCATAAAGGTGATTGAGCTTGACACGGGAGGCTCTGTATTTGTGATGGAACATCTGGACATGAACAGTCTTAGCAA GTACTCAAAACAGCTAGGAGAGAAGATGGCAGATCTGCATCTTCACAACAAGAAACAActggaaaaattaaataaagagcAACAGACAGTGG GAAAAGGAGCGGGGCAGTCAGATGTGGCTGCTGTTGAAAAATTTGGCTTCCATGTAACTACATGCTGTGGATATCTGCCACAG GACAATCAATGGCAGAGTGATTGGGTGCCATTCTACACCCAGCAGAGGCTACAGCACCAGCTTAACATGGTGGAGAAATCGTATGGAGACAGGGAGACCAGAGAACTATGGGCTGAGTTACAG CTGAAGATCCCTCAGTTCTTCAAAGATGTGGAGATAGTCCCTGCTCTCCTACATGGAGATTTATGGGGAGGAAACGTGGCAGAGTGTGCAGACGGCCCAGTCATCTTCGATCCTGCTTCCTTCTACGGCCACTCTGAGTTTGAGTTGGGTATTGCCGGGATGTTTGGTGGCTTCAACAGCGCTTTTTACTCTGCATACCACAGCAAGATTCCCCAAGCACCAGGATTTGCAAAGAGGAACCAGCTTTACCAACTCTTCCACTACCTGAATCACTGGAACCACTTTGGTGGTGGTTACAAAGGTTCTTCCATAAGAGTTATGAAGACCCTGCTGAAATAA